A genomic region of Ictidomys tridecemlineatus isolate mIctTri1 chromosome 10, mIctTri1.hap1, whole genome shotgun sequence contains the following coding sequences:
- the Cox20 gene encoding cytochrome c oxidase assembly protein COX20, mitochondrial yields the protein MAAVPEQGESGKGKPFKLLGILDVENIPCARDSILYGSFGSVVAGLGHFLLTSRIRRSCDVAVGGFILVTLGCWFPCRYNHAKQRIQERIAREGIKNQILYESTHLDPQRKQISSSSSSN from the exons ATGGCGGCCGTGCCGGAGCAGGGCGAGTCCGGGAAGGGGAAG CCCTTTAAGCTCCTAGGAATTTTAGATGTTGAAAACATTCCCTGTGCACGGGATTCGATATTATATGGTTCATTTGGATCTGTTGTGGCTGGACTTGGACATTTTTTGTTAACTA GTAGAATTAGAAGATCATGTGATGTTGCAGTGGGAGGATTTATCTTGGTGACTTTAGGATGCTG GTTTCCCTGTAGGTATAATCATGCAAAGCAAAGAATCCAGGAAAGAATTGCCAGAGAAGGAATTAAAAACCAGATTTTATATGAAAGCACCCACCTTGATcctcaaagaaaacaaatcagcagcagcagcagcagcaactga